A genomic region of Pseudomonas sp. KU43P contains the following coding sequences:
- a CDS encoding DUF4381 domain-containing protein, which yields MTTPAPAIDQLRELAPGVPPFSYLPQTWAWLVLAVLLSAAVLLWAALRWRRWRRERYRREALQRLDQLAAGGLAGLRELPELLKRVALSMPDAPPVASLAGAQWQAFLAQRAPQPLPEGFAGTLHKLAYAPDADVLRLQAQEVDTLFSTSRRWIEGHHVAV from the coding sequence ATGACTACCCCAGCGCCGGCCATCGATCAGCTGCGCGAGCTGGCGCCCGGGGTGCCGCCGTTCAGCTACCTGCCGCAGACCTGGGCCTGGCTGGTACTGGCCGTGCTGCTGTCGGCTGCGGTGCTGCTGTGGGCGGCGCTGCGCTGGCGACGCTGGCGGCGCGAGCGTTATCGCCGCGAAGCCCTGCAGCGGCTCGATCAGTTGGCCGCAGGCGGTCTGGCCGGCTTGCGCGAATTGCCCGAGCTGCTCAAGCGGGTGGCCTTGTCGATGCCGGATGCACCACCGGTGGCCAGCCTGGCCGGCGCGCAATGGCAGGCGTTTCTTGCCCAGCGCGCGCCGCAGCCATTGCCCGAAGGCTTTGCTGGCACCCTGCACAAGCTCGCCTATGCCCCGGATGCTGACGTGCTCAGGTTGCAGGCGCAGGAAGTGGACACCTTGTTCAGTACCAGCCGCCGCTGGATCGAGGGGCACCATGTGGCAGTTTGA
- a CDS encoding efflux RND transporter periplasmic adaptor subunit: MPLPVVDRRYLPLLLALASVAVQAEPETTGEDPQLIRVLLAAELETTLSSQMSGTLGELKTSFGEHVAKGATLARFNCNEAQARGKVAVAELAMARQNLEAKKQLRKLDAVGDIEVAAANTEVQKADGARAMGEAQMSYCQVLAPFSGHVAKVYVKPYQTVSAGTPLFDLVSDGALKVRLNVPSSQLKDLSPGQPLQVSVHETGKTYPAKVSVINARVDAVAQTVELEARFDQRFPELMAGMSGTARFDHDRE, translated from the coding sequence ATGCCATTACCCGTCGTTGATCGCCGTTACCTGCCGCTGTTGTTGGCCCTGGCCAGTGTTGCCGTCCAGGCCGAACCAGAAACCACTGGCGAAGACCCACAATTGATCCGCGTACTGCTCGCCGCCGAGCTGGAAACCACCCTGTCCAGCCAGATGAGCGGCACCTTGGGCGAGCTCAAGACCAGCTTCGGCGAACACGTGGCCAAGGGCGCCACCCTGGCCCGCTTCAACTGCAACGAGGCCCAGGCCCGGGGCAAGGTCGCAGTGGCCGAGCTTGCCATGGCCCGGCAGAACCTGGAAGCCAAGAAGCAGCTGCGCAAGCTCGATGCGGTGGGTGATATCGAAGTAGCCGCCGCCAATACCGAAGTACAGAAGGCCGATGGCGCGCGCGCCATGGGCGAGGCGCAGATGAGCTACTGCCAGGTGCTGGCACCGTTCTCCGGGCATGTGGCCAAGGTGTACGTGAAGCCCTACCAGACGGTCAGCGCCGGTACGCCGCTGTTCGACCTGGTCAGTGACGGTGCCTTGAAGGTGCGCCTGAATGTGCCATCGAGCCAGTTGAAAGACCTCAGCCCCGGCCAGCCGCTGCAAGTGAGCGTGCACGAAACGGGCAAGACCTACCCTGCCAAGGTCAGCGTCATCAACGCCCGGGTCGATGCCGTGGCGCAGACCGTGGAACTGGAGGCGCGCTTCGATCAGCGCTTCCCTGAACTGATGGCCGGCATGAGCGGCACGGCGCGGTTCGACCATGACCGTGAATAG
- a CDS encoding AAA family ATPase, which produces MNTHEHVQALETSVAQKVLGQAETIRHVLLGLLANGHVLLESLPGLAKTRTVKALATHLEAQMRRIQFTPDLLPSDITGGEILQQTAEGNSIRFQPGPLFGNVILADEINRAPAKVQAALLEAMEERQITVAGQSYPMPGLFMVLATQNPIEQEGTYPLPEAQMDRFLMKLQLNYPLPEDETQVLRLVREEDQASQDSAAQPARLAQQVIFDARREVAQVHVATAIDRYLIDLVNATRHPADYDADLARWISIGASPRGGISLDRVSRAHAWLNGQDFVSPDNVRAVVHPVLRHRLQLSYDAITDGVGADQVIDRLLDKVAIPA; this is translated from the coding sequence GTGAACACTCACGAACACGTCCAGGCCCTGGAAACTTCGGTCGCGCAAAAGGTCCTCGGCCAGGCCGAGACCATTCGCCACGTGCTGCTGGGCCTGCTCGCCAACGGCCACGTGCTGCTCGAAAGCCTGCCGGGCCTGGCCAAGACCCGCACGGTCAAAGCCCTGGCCACGCACCTGGAAGCCCAGATGCGGCGCATCCAGTTCACCCCCGACCTGCTGCCGTCGGACATCACCGGCGGCGAGATCCTGCAGCAGACCGCCGAAGGCAACAGCATCCGTTTCCAGCCCGGGCCGCTGTTCGGCAACGTCATCCTCGCCGACGAAATCAACCGCGCCCCCGCCAAGGTCCAGGCCGCCTTGCTGGAGGCCATGGAAGAACGGCAGATCACCGTGGCCGGGCAGAGCTACCCGATGCCCGGGCTGTTCATGGTGCTGGCAACCCAGAACCCCATCGAGCAGGAGGGCACTTACCCGCTGCCCGAAGCGCAGATGGACCGCTTCCTGATGAAGCTGCAGCTCAATTACCCGCTCCCTGAAGACGAAACCCAGGTCCTGCGCCTGGTGCGCGAAGAGGACCAGGCCAGCCAGGACAGTGCGGCGCAACCGGCGCGGTTGGCCCAGCAGGTGATCTTCGACGCCCGCCGCGAGGTGGCCCAGGTGCATGTCGCCACAGCCATCGACCGCTACCTCATCGACCTGGTCAACGCTACCCGCCACCCCGCCGACTACGACGCCGACCTGGCGCGCTGGATCAGCATCGGCGCCAGCCCGCGCGGCGGCATCAGCCTCGACCGGGTGTCGCGGGCCCATGCCTGGCTCAACGGCCAGGACTTCGTTTCACCAGATAATGTACGGGCCGTGGTGCACCCGGTGCTGCGCCATCGCCTGCAGCTTTCCTACGACGCCATCACCGATGGTGTGGGTGCCGATCAGGTCATCGATCGGCTGTTGGACAAGGTGGCCATTCCTGCCTGA
- a CDS encoding vWA domain-containing protein, whose amino-acid sequence MWQFDYPWVFLLLPLAWLAYRVLGVYQESRSALRVPFFAAMSRAVGKQPGAASTSGGRGQLLLNVLVWALLVAACARPVLVERPIQREQPIRDMMLAIDISQSMSATDYTNAEGQRTDRLTAVKSVVRDFIARRKDDRIGLIVFGTGAYPQAPLTLDHASLLMLLDEVGIGMAGPNTALGDAIGLTIKAMANAQAPEKVLILLTDGNDTGSAITPDHAARLARANRIVVHTIGIGDPKATGDAKVDLATLQSIARTTGGQFFRADDRQALEQVYATLDRLTPHKVKTFSHQPKRDLFFWPLGAALALLLAGQLLALLRARVVGRQPKTVEPRA is encoded by the coding sequence ATGTGGCAGTTTGACTACCCATGGGTGTTCCTGCTGCTGCCGCTGGCCTGGCTGGCCTATCGCGTGCTCGGCGTCTATCAGGAAAGCCGCAGCGCCTTGCGGGTGCCGTTTTTCGCAGCCATGAGCCGCGCCGTGGGCAAGCAGCCGGGGGCGGCGAGCACCAGCGGCGGGCGCGGGCAGTTGCTGCTCAACGTACTGGTCTGGGCGTTGTTGGTGGCCGCCTGTGCCAGGCCCGTGCTGGTGGAGCGGCCGATCCAGCGCGAGCAACCCATTCGCGACATGATGCTGGCCATCGATATCTCCCAGTCCATGTCGGCCACCGACTACACCAACGCCGAGGGCCAGCGCACCGATCGCCTGACGGCAGTGAAGTCGGTGGTGCGCGACTTCATTGCCCGGCGCAAGGATGACCGAATCGGCCTGATCGTGTTCGGCACCGGGGCCTATCCCCAGGCGCCGTTGACCCTCGATCACGCCAGCCTGCTGATGCTGCTGGACGAAGTCGGCATCGGCATGGCCGGGCCGAATACCGCGCTGGGCGACGCCATCGGCCTGACCATCAAGGCGATGGCCAACGCCCAGGCGCCGGAGAAGGTGCTGATCCTGCTGACCGACGGCAACGACACCGGCAGTGCCATCACGCCCGACCATGCAGCGCGCCTGGCCCGAGCCAATCGTATCGTGGTACATACCATTGGTATCGGTGACCCGAAGGCCACGGGAGATGCCAAGGTCGACCTCGCCACACTGCAGTCCATCGCCCGCACCACGGGCGGCCAGTTCTTCCGCGCCGACGATCGCCAGGCCCTGGAGCAGGTGTACGCCACCCTCGACCGCTTGACCCCGCACAAGGTCAAGACCTTCAGCCATCAGCCCAAGCGCGACCTGTTCTTCTGGCCGCTGGGTGCGGCCCTGGCACTCTTGCTGGCGGGCCAGCTGCTGGCGCTGCTGCGCGCCAGGGTGGTCGGTCGCCAGCCGAAGACCGTGGAGCCCCGGGCATGA
- a CDS encoding DUF58 domain-containing protein, translating to MPMSSVAADGFVYASLTELMALEARARGLSFVARQPLSSILSGNHASRLRGRGLSFDELRHYIPGDDLRHLDWRASLRYGKPFVRTFTEERDRPTLVLVDQRMSMYFGSQRYFKSVSAAQVAAICAWMAFHAGDRVGGMVFGNQQVDYVRPLRSRARVEALCSAVVKANQRLSAYAADAEHDAQLDKVLRSCVASAGHDHLICIISDFAGIGPHTLPLLRQLRQHNDVIAIQVYDPIALQLPDKGRLNITQGAQQVELEVGQRRINRPLGEFLAGRLRDVAELLRRSQVPLLLVSTGDDSLEQLRRELGRLAQAPR from the coding sequence ATGCCCATGAGCAGCGTTGCCGCCGACGGCTTCGTGTATGCCTCTCTCACCGAGCTGATGGCGCTGGAGGCGCGTGCCCGGGGCTTGAGCTTCGTCGCTCGCCAGCCGCTGTCGAGCATCCTCTCGGGCAACCATGCCTCGCGCCTGCGCGGGCGTGGGCTGAGTTTCGATGAGCTGCGCCACTACATCCCCGGCGATGACCTGCGCCACCTCGACTGGCGGGCGTCGCTGCGCTATGGCAAGCCGTTCGTGCGCACGTTTACCGAGGAACGTGACCGGCCCACGCTGGTGCTGGTCGACCAGCGCATGAGCATGTACTTCGGCTCGCAGCGCTACTTCAAATCGGTCAGCGCCGCACAGGTGGCGGCCATCTGCGCATGGATGGCCTTTCATGCCGGGGATCGGGTTGGTGGCATGGTGTTTGGCAACCAGCAGGTCGATTACGTGCGCCCGCTGCGCAGCCGGGCGCGGGTCGAGGCGTTGTGCAGTGCGGTGGTCAAGGCCAACCAGCGGTTGTCGGCCTACGCGGCCGATGCCGAGCACGACGCCCAGTTGGACAAGGTGCTGCGCAGCTGCGTGGCATCGGCGGGCCATGACCACCTGATCTGCATCATCAGCGACTTCGCCGGCATCGGCCCGCACACCCTGCCATTGCTGCGCCAGTTGCGTCAGCACAACGACGTGATCGCCATTCAGGTCTACGACCCGATTGCCCTGCAACTGCCGGACAAAGGCCGGCTCAATATCACCCAGGGCGCCCAGCAGGTGGAGCTGGAGGTCGGCCAGCGGCGGATCAACCGGCCCCTGGGCGAGTTCCTGGCCGGGCGCCTGCGTGATGTCGCCGAGCTGCTGCGTCGCAGCCAGGTGCCGTTGCTGCTGGTAAGCACCGGCGATGACAGCCTGGAGCAGTTGCGCCGGGAGCTGGGCCGCCTGGCCCAGGCACCACGATGA
- a CDS encoding tetratricopeptide repeat protein, which translates to MGLRAQVVRGASVVVMLLGLCSAAFGTAASVDGHLPGQAKDREGYADAGSCQGCHAEQAGQWQHSDHAWALRDASGANVLGNFNDVRYDQDGVKARFYRKGDNFFVNLEGEDGKPTDFKVLYTFGYSPLQQYLVALSRGRLQALTIAWDSRPAEQGGQRWFSLYPGQRFTPDDPLHWTGRYQNWNGMCADCHSTRLEKHYDDAKDSFASTWQEKTVGCQGCHGPSQAHVDWATRNPGASPAQGLAVDFKALGSKGLVEQCAYCHSRRQGLGTGQLPGHPQLDQSLPATLRNGLYHADGQIDGEVYEYGSFTQSKMYAAGVTCTDCHNPHTTKVRIEGNGLCLQCHNTQPNTARFAGLQAKDYDSPEHHHHAAGSPGAQCVNCHMPSKNYMVVDPRRDHALRIPRPDLAAQGIGPDACTACHKDRQPAWAASAIDSWFANPKRPAHYGESFHAVRQDPSSGLSRLGYVLADKRNPAIVRATAAEQLAGMGPAASSNLRWALQDKDAVVRAYAVNGFSRVPPEQRVAPLLPLLQDPTLAVRDETVRALADVPAAQLPEASRQTYAAMLAEYEQRLRSNADLPGGRLNLAVLMQRQGHDEQAMEQYRQALRMDPYFVPARVNLVTLASGSQRLDDAEQLLREGVALDKMPTPDRGNLAYMLALLLVERGKPEEAVEWMEQAAVALPSNTRIRYNQGLLLSRMNRRDEALQALRSGLEQAPEDADLLYSLIYLHALAGEREQAWPYVQRMREVAPEDERLRGIEPYWQKQP; encoded by the coding sequence ATGGGGTTGCGTGCACAGGTAGTGCGGGGTGCAAGTGTGGTGGTCATGCTGCTGGGACTGTGCAGCGCAGCGTTCGGTACGGCAGCGTCGGTTGATGGCCACTTGCCGGGTCAGGCCAAGGATCGCGAAGGCTACGCCGATGCCGGCAGTTGCCAGGGTTGCCATGCCGAGCAAGCAGGGCAGTGGCAGCATTCCGACCATGCCTGGGCGCTGCGTGACGCCTCCGGGGCCAATGTGCTGGGCAATTTCAATGACGTTCGCTACGACCAGGATGGGGTCAAGGCGCGCTTCTATCGCAAGGGCGACAACTTTTTCGTCAACCTCGAAGGCGAGGACGGCAAGCCAACCGACTTCAAGGTGCTCTACACCTTTGGCTATTCGCCGTTGCAGCAATACCTGGTGGCGCTGTCGCGGGGGCGCTTGCAGGCCCTGACCATCGCCTGGGACAGCCGGCCGGCGGAGCAGGGTGGCCAGCGCTGGTTCTCCCTGTATCCCGGGCAACGCTTTACCCCGGACGACCCGCTGCACTGGACCGGCCGTTACCAGAATTGGAACGGCATGTGCGCCGACTGCCATTCGACTCGGCTGGAGAAGCACTACGACGACGCCAAGGACAGTTTCGCCAGTACCTGGCAGGAAAAGACCGTGGGTTGTCAGGGCTGCCACGGGCCCAGCCAGGCCCACGTCGACTGGGCAACCCGCAACCCCGGTGCGTCGCCTGCCCAGGGCCTGGCGGTGGATTTCAAGGCGCTGGGCAGCAAGGGGCTTGTGGAACAATGTGCGTATTGCCACAGCCGGCGGCAGGGGCTGGGCACCGGCCAGTTGCCGGGCCACCCGCAGCTTGACCAGAGCTTGCCGGCCACCCTGCGCAACGGCCTGTACCACGCCGACGGGCAGATCGACGGTGAAGTGTACGAGTACGGCTCGTTCACCCAGAGCAAGATGTACGCCGCAGGCGTCACCTGCACCGATTGCCACAACCCACACACCACAAAGGTGCGTATCGAGGGCAACGGCCTATGCCTGCAGTGTCACAACACCCAGCCCAACACCGCGCGCTTCGCCGGCTTGCAGGCCAAGGACTACGACAGCCCCGAGCACCATCACCATGCTGCCGGCTCGCCCGGCGCGCAGTGCGTGAATTGCCACATGCCGAGCAAGAACTACATGGTGGTCGACCCTCGGCGCGACCACGCCCTGCGCATTCCGCGGCCCGACCTGGCAGCCCAGGGCATCGGCCCGGACGCCTGCACGGCGTGCCACAAGGACCGCCAGCCCGCCTGGGCCGCCAGCGCCATCGACAGTTGGTTCGCCAACCCCAAGCGCCCGGCCCATTACGGCGAGAGCTTCCATGCCGTGCGCCAAGACCCGAGTTCCGGCCTCAGCCGCCTGGGCTATGTGCTGGCAGACAAGCGCAACCCCGCCATCGTCAGGGCCACCGCTGCCGAGCAGTTGGCGGGCATGGGGCCTGCGGCCAGCAGCAACCTGCGCTGGGCGCTGCAGGACAAGGACGCGGTGGTACGGGCCTACGCGGTGAACGGCTTCAGCCGAGTGCCGCCCGAGCAGCGCGTGGCACCCTTGTTGCCGCTGCTGCAAGACCCGACCCTGGCGGTGCGCGACGAAACCGTGCGGGCACTGGCCGACGTGCCTGCCGCGCAGCTCCCCGAAGCCAGCCGCCAGACCTACGCGGCCATGCTCGCCGAATACGAGCAGCGCCTGCGCAGCAACGCCGACCTGCCGGGCGGGCGGCTCAACCTGGCGGTGCTGATGCAGCGCCAGGGCCATGACGAACAGGCCATGGAGCAATACCGCCAGGCCTTGCGCATGGACCCGTATTTCGTGCCGGCCAGGGTCAACCTGGTGACCCTGGCCAGTGGCAGCCAGCGCCTGGACGATGCCGAACAGCTGTTGCGTGAAGGCGTGGCGCTGGACAAAATGCCGACGCCTGACCGCGGCAACCTGGCGTACATGCTTGCGTTGTTGCTGGTGGAGCGAGGCAAACCCGAGGAAGCGGTGGAGTGGATGGAGCAGGCTGCCGTGGCACTGCCGAGCAATACCCGCATTCGTTACAACCAAGGGTTGCTGCTGTCGCGCATGAACCGCCGTGATGAGGCGCTGCAGGCGTTGCGCAGCGGGCTAGAGCAGGCGCCGGAGGATGCGGATCTGTTGTATTCGCTGATCTACCTGCATGCCCTGGCGGGGGAGCGGGAGCAGGCCTGGCCGTACGTGCAGCGGATGCGCGAGGTGGCGCCGGAGGATGAGCGGTTGCGCGGGATCGAACCCTATTGGCAGAAGCAGCCCTGA
- a CDS encoding efflux RND transporter periplasmic adaptor subunit has translation MTVNRPLPHPQLLLQLDALRDKAMAAQTLGALAFSMANDLYPLLPFHQALVFEQGKAGLDLLCVSGLARPTEDSPYLVWLKRSSRWLAERLVEPQPAWLTRDNAAPPEDIAQGWTEWWPNGLWCVPLHGPAGERLGVLVLLLEEAPPEVLYPQLEGLTRTWAYCWRALTRRRHLRRWRPSRRQVLLTLLVAAGLLLVPVRQTALAPAQIVSRQAQIVSSPIDGVIAQVLVRPNQPVEAGTPLFTLDETTLRSRAEVLGKEVAVADAELLAASQRAFDNPQSKNELTLLQGRAQQRRAELAAVQAQLRRTQVVSPRAGVAVFSDPNDWIGKPVSTGERILHVADPTQPAMQIQLAVADAIALEPGAEVTLFLTAYPLSPLKGKILETSYQAKPSDDGVVAYRLLASIDEHSEHARLGLHGTAKLYGGRVMLGYYLLRRPLATVRAWSGW, from the coding sequence ATGACCGTGAATAGGCCACTCCCCCACCCGCAGTTGCTGTTGCAACTGGACGCCCTGCGCGACAAGGCCATGGCTGCCCAAACCCTGGGCGCCCTGGCGTTCAGCATGGCCAACGACCTCTACCCGCTGCTGCCCTTCCACCAGGCGCTAGTGTTCGAACAAGGCAAGGCCGGCCTCGACCTGCTGTGCGTTTCAGGCCTGGCGCGGCCCACCGAAGACTCGCCGTACCTGGTCTGGCTCAAGCGCTCCAGCCGCTGGCTGGCCGAGCGCCTGGTCGAGCCCCAGCCGGCCTGGCTGACCCGCGACAATGCCGCACCGCCCGAGGACATCGCCCAGGGCTGGACCGAGTGGTGGCCCAATGGGCTGTGGTGCGTACCCCTGCACGGGCCGGCCGGCGAGCGCCTCGGCGTGCTGGTGCTGCTGCTCGAAGAAGCGCCACCCGAGGTGCTGTACCCGCAACTGGAAGGTCTGACCCGCACCTGGGCGTACTGCTGGCGTGCCCTTACCCGCCGCCGTCACCTGCGCCGCTGGCGCCCCAGCCGCCGCCAGGTGCTGCTGACGCTGCTGGTGGCCGCCGGGCTGCTGCTGGTTCCCGTGCGGCAGACCGCGCTGGCGCCAGCGCAGATCGTGTCGCGCCAGGCGCAGATCGTCAGTTCGCCGATCGACGGTGTGATCGCCCAAGTGCTGGTGCGCCCCAACCAACCGGTGGAGGCCGGCACCCCCCTGTTCACCCTCGATGAAACCACCCTGCGCAGCCGCGCCGAGGTGCTTGGCAAGGAGGTGGCGGTGGCCGATGCCGAGCTGCTGGCCGCCAGCCAGCGGGCTTTCGACAACCCGCAAAGCAAGAACGAGCTGACCCTGCTGCAGGGCCGGGCCCAGCAACGTCGGGCAGAACTGGCCGCCGTGCAGGCCCAGTTGCGGCGCACTCAGGTGGTATCGCCGCGGGCCGGCGTGGCGGTGTTCAGCGACCCCAACGACTGGATCGGCAAACCGGTGTCGACCGGCGAGCGCATCCTGCACGTGGCCGACCCGACGCAACCGGCGATGCAGATTCAGCTCGCCGTGGCCGATGCCATTGCCCTGGAGCCAGGCGCCGAGGTCACCCTGTTCCTCACCGCCTACCCGCTCAGCCCGCTCAAGGGCAAGATCCTCGAGACCAGCTACCAGGCCAAGCCCAGCGACGACGGTGTGGTCGCCTACCGCCTCTTGGCAAGCATCGACGAGCATTCCGAGCATGCTCGCCTGGGCCTGCACGGCACCGCCAAGCTCTATGGCGGCAGGGTGATGCTCGGTTATTACCTGCTGCGCCGCCCGCTAGCCACCGTGCGTGCCTGGAGTGGCTGGTGA
- a CDS encoding HlyD family efflux transporter periplasmic adaptor subunit, whose translation MLDLSDLPLPPLREDLRLCEAADNPEGEPAWMIHDTVVNRFYRIGWLEFECLLRWGQTPRQVSEQVSRDSALKPDVEQVLALRAFLEQHHLLRPGPEQLARLQATSEARTWSSWRWWLHHYLFFRIPLLRPQAALQHLAKALGWLFHPLTGVLVVTLTLVGLVLVMQQWDSFTHAVVESFSTEGLFSFALALVVAKTLHELGHALVATRLGLRVGHMGVAFLVLWPMLYTDTGESWKLKRAHQRLAIASAGIVTELSLAGLATLGWALCDDGALRNALLYLATTSWVLSLALNASPFMRFDGYFILSDLLDFPNLHERASAMARVALRRNLLGLNEAWPEPFPVGQRRLLVAFAFATWLYRLVLFLGIAVAVYLFFFKLLGIVLFMVELAWFIALPVKRELSHWWQQRASIPGQRKRLFYLGLGLLAVALAVPWHNQVDAVGVARAEHQLRVYTPYPARLKSLHGSGQVKAGEVLAVLDEPDLDSRLRSSEASARSYQARLSGLLADPAGLAEDAATQQRLSVQNEEARSARREIARLNLQAPFAGNWLDVDRDLQPGQWLNRQEPLGILIDPSHWQVDAYVAQDQVHHLAVGNPVKFYPEGQATALHGKVLAIGSTRAGQLAHRMLSSHFGGPVPTSGQSLTPNVALFQVLIALDDPLASVRETRGKLQIEGERRSVLGELGKWLLGVGLRESGF comes from the coding sequence ATGCTCGACCTCAGCGACCTGCCCCTGCCCCCGCTGCGCGAGGACCTGCGCCTTTGCGAAGCCGCCGACAACCCGGAGGGTGAACCGGCGTGGATGATCCATGACACGGTGGTCAACCGCTTCTACCGCATAGGCTGGCTGGAGTTCGAATGCCTGCTGCGCTGGGGCCAGACCCCGCGCCAGGTCAGCGAGCAGGTGTCGCGTGACAGCGCGCTCAAGCCGGATGTCGAGCAGGTGCTGGCGCTGCGTGCGTTCCTCGAACAGCACCACCTGTTGCGCCCAGGCCCTGAACAACTGGCCAGGCTACAGGCCACCAGCGAGGCGCGCACCTGGTCGAGCTGGCGCTGGTGGCTGCACCACTACCTGTTCTTCCGCATCCCGCTGCTGCGCCCGCAAGCTGCCCTGCAGCACCTGGCCAAAGCCCTGGGCTGGCTGTTTCACCCGCTCACCGGCGTGCTGGTGGTCACTCTGACCCTGGTGGGCCTGGTGCTGGTGATGCAGCAGTGGGACAGCTTCACCCATGCGGTGGTGGAGTCGTTCTCCACCGAAGGCCTGTTCAGCTTCGCCCTGGCCCTGGTGGTGGCCAAGACCTTGCACGAGCTTGGCCATGCCCTGGTGGCCACGCGTCTGGGCTTGCGCGTCGGGCACATGGGCGTGGCGTTCCTGGTGCTGTGGCCGATGCTGTACACCGACACCGGCGAAAGCTGGAAGCTTAAGCGCGCCCACCAACGCCTGGCGATCGCCTCGGCGGGCATCGTCACCGAGCTGTCGCTGGCGGGCCTGGCCACCCTCGGCTGGGCCCTGTGCGATGACGGCGCCCTGCGCAATGCCCTGCTGTACCTGGCGACCACCAGCTGGGTGCTGTCGCTGGCGCTCAACGCCAGCCCATTCATGCGCTTCGATGGCTATTTCATCCTCAGCGACCTGCTCGACTTCCCCAACCTGCACGAGCGCGCCTCAGCCATGGCACGGGTGGCCCTGCGGCGTAACCTGCTGGGGCTCAACGAAGCCTGGCCGGAGCCGTTTCCGGTCGGCCAGCGGCGCCTGCTGGTCGCGTTCGCCTTCGCCACCTGGCTGTACCGCCTGGTGCTGTTTCTGGGCATCGCCGTAGCGGTCTACCTGTTCTTCTTCAAGCTGCTGGGGATCGTACTGTTCATGGTCGAATTGGCGTGGTTCATCGCCCTGCCGGTAAAGCGCGAGCTCAGCCATTGGTGGCAACAGCGCGCCAGCATTCCCGGGCAGCGCAAGCGGCTGTTTTACCTCGGCCTGGGGCTGCTGGCAGTGGCTTTGGCGGTGCCCTGGCACAACCAGGTGGACGCCGTGGGTGTGGCCCGAGCCGAACATCAGTTGCGTGTCTATACACCCTACCCGGCGCGCCTCAAGAGCCTGCATGGGTCAGGCCAGGTAAAGGCTGGCGAGGTGCTGGCAGTGCTCGACGAACCGGACCTGGATTCGCGCCTGCGCAGCAGCGAGGCCAGCGCACGCAGTTACCAAGCGCGGTTGTCGGGGCTGTTGGCCGACCCGGCAGGGCTCGCCGAAGATGCTGCCACCCAGCAACGCCTGAGCGTGCAGAACGAAGAAGCCCGCTCTGCTCGCCGGGAGATTGCCCGCCTCAACCTGCAGGCACCGTTCGCGGGTAACTGGCTGGACGTCGACCGCGACCTGCAGCCCGGCCAGTGGCTCAACCGCCAGGAACCGCTGGGCATCCTGATCGACCCTAGCCACTGGCAGGTCGATGCCTATGTCGCCCAGGACCAGGTACACCACCTGGCGGTGGGCAACCCGGTGAAGTTCTACCCAGAAGGCCAGGCCACGGCGCTGCATGGCAAGGTACTGGCCATTGGCAGCACCCGCGCCGGGCAGCTGGCCCACCGCATGCTGTCGTCACACTTCGGCGGGCCGGTGCCCACCAGCGGCCAATCGCTGACACCCAACGTGGCGTTGTTCCAGGTCCTGATCGCCCTCGACGACCCCCTGGCGAGCGTGCGCGAAACCCGAGGCAAGCTGCAGATCGAAGGGGAAAGACGCAGCGTGCTGGGTGAGCTGGGCAAATGGTTGCTGGGCGTTGGCCTGCGCGAAAGCGGGTTCTGA